A genomic stretch from Haloferax sp. Atlit-12N includes:
- a CDS encoding 2Fe-2S iron-sulfur cluster-binding protein, with protein MPTVHFRGREIECDRGDVLRDVLRAAGEPPHNGHSSWFNCHGGGSCGTCAVRIRGPVTYRTKKERRRLRFPPHDPDSGLRLACQTVVLGDLWVEKYPGFWGQHVEGDGDEAKDAKDAKDAEDVQDTQEPTG; from the coding sequence GTGCCAACCGTCCACTTTCGCGGCCGGGAAATCGAGTGCGACCGCGGGGACGTGCTCCGCGACGTGCTTCGAGCGGCCGGCGAACCGCCGCACAACGGTCACTCATCGTGGTTCAACTGCCACGGGGGCGGCTCGTGCGGTACCTGCGCCGTCCGGATTCGCGGCCCCGTGACCTACCGGACCAAAAAGGAGCGCCGCCGACTCCGGTTCCCGCCGCACGACCCCGACTCGGGGCTCCGACTGGCGTGCCAAACGGTCGTCCTCGGCGACCTCTGGGTGGAGAAGTACCCCGGATTCTGGGGCCAACACGTCGAGGGCGACGGTGACGAAGCGAAGGACGCGAAGGACGCGAAGGACGCGGAAGACGTGCAAGACACGCAAGAACCGACCGGCTGA
- a CDS encoding DsbA family protein: protein MRNTRRAYLAATAGALTLGTAGCLGGGSGGSGDDAVAAIGCEVPERDTVSSLPTPVIGSEDASVVVDVWEDFACPHCATFAVEVAPQLRSEYVSEGIVRYRHHDFPIPVDDWWSWKGASAARAVQDEADDETFFDFAHTLYENQSEFTGGDAEGSLSTLQSLANDADLDGCSVAAAASRERYRPLVEAERTEAVDERGFQGTPTVLVDGEQVAPRWSDLQSAVENAR, encoded by the coding sequence ATGCGCAACACACGACGCGCGTACCTCGCCGCCACGGCGGGTGCGCTGACGCTGGGCACCGCCGGCTGTCTCGGCGGCGGAAGCGGCGGTTCCGGCGACGACGCCGTCGCCGCCATCGGTTGCGAGGTTCCCGAGCGCGACACGGTCAGCTCCCTCCCCACGCCCGTCATCGGGTCCGAGGACGCGAGCGTCGTCGTCGACGTCTGGGAGGACTTCGCCTGTCCCCACTGCGCGACCTTCGCGGTCGAGGTCGCACCGCAACTCCGGTCCGAGTACGTCTCGGAGGGCATCGTCCGCTACCGCCACCACGATTTCCCGATTCCGGTCGACGACTGGTGGTCGTGGAAGGGCGCTTCGGCGGCCCGCGCCGTCCAGGACGAGGCCGACGACGAGACCTTCTTCGACTTCGCCCACACGCTCTACGAGAACCAATCGGAGTTCACCGGCGGCGACGCCGAGGGCTCGCTGTCGACGCTCCAGTCGCTCGCGAACGACGCCGACCTCGACGGCTGTTCGGTCGCCGCGGCCGCCTCCCGCGAGCGCTACCGTCCCCTCGTCGAGGCCGAGCGAACCGAGGCCGTCGACGAACGCGGGTTCCAGGGAACGCCGACCGTCCTCGTCGACGGCGAACAGGTCGCCCCGCGGTGGTCCGACCTCCAGAGCGCCGTCGAGAACGCCCGGTAA
- a CDS encoding TlpA disulfide reductase family protein has translation MRRRALLSLLAGAGVAGLAGCLGDGAASEGSAETTADDSAGTASATASPDSGDLPLVVDTVEAQGSSAGEAQIPVAGTPTVLDLFATWCAPCVAQMESLRTLHDEFGDDVAFVSVTNERLGGGLTMDDIRDWWAEHDGNWTVGHDPDSNLMRAVRANGLPYLVVFDADGSITWTHRGLASEENLRAAVEDVA, from the coding sequence GTGAGACGACGCGCCCTCCTCTCTCTTCTCGCGGGCGCGGGCGTCGCCGGCCTCGCTGGCTGTCTCGGCGACGGTGCGGCCTCCGAGGGGTCAGCCGAGACGACCGCGGACGACAGCGCCGGAACTGCCTCGGCAACCGCGTCGCCCGACTCCGGCGACCTCCCGCTCGTCGTCGACACCGTGGAGGCACAGGGGTCGTCGGCCGGCGAGGCGCAAATCCCCGTGGCGGGGACGCCGACCGTCCTCGACCTCTTCGCGACGTGGTGTGCGCCCTGCGTCGCCCAGATGGAGTCGCTTCGGACGCTCCACGATGAGTTCGGCGACGACGTGGCGTTCGTCTCGGTGACGAACGAGCGCCTCGGCGGCGGCCTCACGATGGACGACATCCGCGATTGGTGGGCCGAACACGACGGGAACTGGACGGTCGGCCACGACCCCGACAGTAACCTGATGCGCGCGGTCCGCGCGAACGGTCTCCCGTACCTCGTCGTCTTCGACGCCGACGGGTCGATAACGTGGACCCACCGCGGCCTCGCCAGCGAGGAGAACCTCCGCGCCGCCGTCGAGGACGTCGCCTGA
- a CDS encoding cytochrome c biogenesis CcdA family protein, whose translation MPGFGLGPVLGLDPAFAGTLAFAVSAGVATFFAPCAYPLLPGYVGYYLSREEADLGGAVVRGSVASLAALVVLGAIGSALAVVGGRIASHLALLEPLVGAALVGFGVLMFTGRAPSLHVVLPEYRSSVTGFAVFGGVYGLAAAGCVVPIFLGVVTQSLALPTAQAVVSLGAYAAAAALPLALVTVAAALGGDRIRSLSGYVGSVQKAAAVVMILAGLWQIWLALSFLGHV comes from the coding sequence ATGCCCGGGTTCGGTCTCGGTCCCGTGCTGGGACTCGACCCCGCGTTCGCCGGCACGCTCGCGTTCGCCGTCAGCGCGGGCGTCGCCACCTTCTTCGCGCCTTGCGCCTACCCGCTTCTCCCGGGCTACGTCGGTTACTACCTCTCCCGCGAGGAGGCCGACCTCGGCGGCGCGGTCGTCCGTGGGTCGGTCGCGTCGCTCGCCGCGCTGGTCGTCCTCGGGGCTATCGGGAGCGCGCTCGCGGTCGTCGGCGGCCGAATCGCCTCGCACCTCGCGCTCCTCGAACCGCTCGTCGGCGCGGCGCTCGTCGGCTTCGGCGTCCTCATGTTCACCGGGCGCGCGCCGAGCCTCCACGTCGTCCTCCCGGAGTACCGGTCGTCCGTGACCGGCTTCGCCGTCTTCGGCGGGGTGTACGGCCTCGCTGCCGCCGGCTGTGTCGTCCCGATTTTCCTCGGCGTGGTCACCCAGTCGCTCGCGCTCCCGACCGCGCAGGCGGTCGTCTCGCTCGGGGCCTACGCCGCGGCCGCGGCGCTCCCGCTCGCTCTCGTGACCGTCGCGGCCGCGCTCGGCGGCGACCGAATCCGGTCGCTATCGGGCTACGTCGGCTCGGTCCAGAAAGCCGCCGCGGTCGTGATGATACTGGCCGGCCTCTGGCAGATTTGGCTGGCGCTGTCGTTCTTGGGACACGTCTGA
- a CDS encoding twin-arginine translocation signal domain-containing protein, whose product MFDGSPSRREFLKAAVAVGGAAALSACLDRAPDDPVPAGTDAFETLPSRQHAWNEFCREDDHGNVEIPRHQVLLYLDLDGEGPPDEADRETVESAFRVLDRAYERSHEGVIWSAAYSPRYFDRFDDPLPDSVDLPEPRALSPFETPEFDRQDALVHLASDRADAVLEAEQALLGETDEANGVAVDADLSGVFSVASRRTGFVGAGLPAEHQSDLNGIPDGNPVPEASPLFMGFKAGFAKNQATEEYVTIDEGPFAGATTKHVANVRQRLSDWYDEEDRYHRVMKLFSPAHAEQNLVEGVGDNLGDDSGIDAMLDRLRDDAFEFGHVGHAQKAARANRDEEGNVRLLRRHFESADDGVASLHFPSLQRGISAFEEVREAMNGTDLTDVPTVRQRVNNGILEYIFVKRRGNFLVPPREIRSLPTPTGEVPGLDG is encoded by the coding sequence ATGTTCGACGGGTCTCCGTCCCGCCGGGAGTTCCTGAAGGCCGCGGTCGCCGTCGGCGGCGCGGCGGCGCTCTCCGCCTGCCTCGACAGGGCACCGGACGACCCTGTCCCGGCGGGAACCGACGCGTTCGAGACGCTCCCGAGTCGGCAGCACGCGTGGAACGAGTTCTGCCGGGAAGACGACCACGGCAACGTCGAGATTCCCCGCCATCAAGTGCTTCTCTATCTCGACCTCGACGGTGAGGGGCCGCCCGACGAGGCCGACCGCGAGACCGTCGAGAGCGCCTTCCGGGTCCTCGACCGCGCCTACGAGCGGAGCCACGAGGGCGTCATCTGGTCGGCCGCCTACTCGCCGCGGTACTTCGACCGCTTCGACGACCCGCTTCCCGACAGTGTGGACCTGCCCGAACCGCGGGCGCTGTCGCCCTTCGAAACGCCCGAGTTCGACCGGCAGGACGCGCTCGTCCACCTCGCGTCCGACCGCGCCGACGCAGTTCTCGAAGCCGAACAAGCGCTTCTCGGCGAGACCGACGAGGCCAACGGCGTCGCCGTCGATGCCGACCTCTCGGGCGTCTTCTCGGTCGCCTCCCGGCGGACGGGGTTCGTCGGGGCCGGACTCCCGGCGGAACACCAGTCCGACCTGAACGGTATCCCCGACGGGAACCCCGTCCCCGAGGCGTCGCCGCTGTTCATGGGGTTCAAAGCGGGGTTCGCCAAGAATCAGGCCACGGAGGAGTACGTCACCATCGACGAGGGGCCGTTCGCGGGTGCGACCACGAAGCACGTGGCGAACGTCCGCCAGCGCCTCTCGGACTGGTACGACGAGGAAGACCGCTACCATCGGGTCATGAAACTGTTTTCGCCCGCCCACGCCGAGCAGAACCTCGTCGAAGGCGTCGGCGACAACCTCGGCGACGACAGCGGTATCGACGCGATGCTGGACCGCCTCCGCGACGACGCCTTCGAGTTCGGGCACGTCGGCCACGCCCAGAAGGCCGCCCGCGCCAACCGCGACGAGGAAGGGAACGTCAGACTCCTCCGCAGGCACTTCGAGTCGGCCGACGACGGCGTGGCGAGCCTGCACTTCCCGTCGCTCCAGCGCGGCATCTCGGCGTTCGAGGAGGTCCGCGAGGCGATGAACGGAACCGACCTGACCGACGTGCCGACCGTCCGCCAGCGCGTCAACAACGGCATTTTAGAGTACATCTTCGTCAAGCGCCGCGGCAACTTCCTCGTGCCGCCGCGGGAGATTCGGTCGTTACCGACGCCGACCGGCGAGGTGCCGGGATTGGACGGCTGA
- a CDS encoding SCO family protein — translation MKRRTYLRAAGAGAALGLAGCLGGGDANPNVSLSKPDRENDVSSEDLPYPAWGQQVPDVTLSDPIAGSEVSVRDIDVPHFHTYFFTNCMTVCPVLISALREVQIHSVSEGYADEVSFYPITFDPARDDADAFRAEADQMNVDMDAGNWHFLRPADEAEAKSVVEDQFGVFFQKNEPNDEGNYMFTHLGLVSLVNGDGYVERTYRGNQPDEQTLIDDLTALREA, via the coding sequence ATGAAACGACGCACGTATCTCCGCGCCGCCGGGGCGGGCGCGGCGCTCGGTCTCGCTGGCTGTCTCGGCGGCGGCGACGCCAATCCGAACGTCTCGCTGTCGAAGCCCGACCGCGAGAACGACGTGTCCAGTGAGGACCTCCCCTACCCGGCGTGGGGCCAGCAGGTTCCCGACGTGACGCTTTCGGACCCCATCGCGGGAAGCGAGGTGTCGGTCCGCGACATCGACGTGCCGCACTTCCACACGTACTTTTTCACCAACTGCATGACCGTCTGTCCGGTCCTCATCAGCGCGCTCCGCGAGGTCCAGATTCACTCGGTCAGCGAGGGCTACGCCGACGAGGTGTCGTTCTACCCCATCACGTTCGACCCCGCCCGCGACGACGCCGACGCCTTCCGCGCGGAGGCCGACCAGATGAACGTGGACATGGACGCGGGCAACTGGCACTTCCTCCGGCCCGCCGACGAGGCCGAGGCGAAATCCGTCGTCGAAGACCAGTTCGGCGTCTTCTTCCAGAAGAACGAGCCGAACGACGAGGGCAACTACATGTTCACTCACCTCGGCCTCGTCTCGCTCGTCAACGGCGACGGCTACGTCGAGCGGACCTACCGCGGCAACCAACCGGACGAACAGACGCTCATCGACGACCTCACCGCGCTCCGGGAGGCATGA
- a CDS encoding iron transporter, which translates to MTSRRRFLAASGTVAAAGLSGCLAELGRLYTSNEPPVVSNRPDEVYVPTHTEGMRMVGSADAGDLRVGVFYSYPHRFWVMSDESDGFDTSKLSVGAGDDVHLMAAVWDAETGVVVPDTGLSLEIARDGDLVSEEVVYAMLSQRMGFHYGSNFGLDGDGSYEVTVDVGAPSLRLFGDLAGRFESPATATLDFEYSSRDRDDIPYTMLDDQQGDPGAVKPMEMDGLPLGCAPETLPGTALGEATTGSLRLVGTVLDADRFGDDPYLAVSPQTPYNRLLVPRLGLTATVASGGSGGATRFDGRLEPGLDADLGFHYGASVPGLAADDATADLTVDVPPQVARHEGYETAFLEFDPVRLG; encoded by the coding sequence ATGACGAGTCGGCGTCGCTTCCTCGCGGCGAGCGGGACCGTCGCGGCCGCGGGCCTCTCCGGCTGTCTCGCCGAACTCGGTCGGCTCTACACCTCGAACGAACCGCCGGTCGTCTCGAACCGCCCCGACGAGGTGTACGTCCCGACCCACACCGAGGGGATGCGCATGGTCGGGAGCGCGGACGCCGGCGACCTCCGCGTGGGCGTCTTCTACAGCTATCCCCACCGGTTCTGGGTCATGTCCGACGAGAGCGACGGCTTCGACACGTCGAAACTGTCGGTCGGGGCCGGCGACGACGTGCATCTCATGGCCGCCGTCTGGGACGCCGAGACTGGCGTCGTCGTCCCCGACACCGGCCTCTCGCTCGAAATCGCCCGCGACGGCGACCTCGTGAGCGAGGAGGTCGTCTACGCGATGCTCTCCCAGCGGATGGGCTTTCACTACGGCTCGAACTTCGGCCTCGACGGCGACGGGAGCTACGAGGTGACGGTGGACGTGGGCGCGCCCTCTCTGCGCCTGTTCGGCGACCTCGCCGGCCGGTTCGAGTCGCCCGCGACCGCGACGCTCGACTTCGAGTACAGTAGCCGCGACCGCGACGACATCCCGTACACGATGCTCGACGACCAGCAGGGCGACCCCGGCGCGGTCAAGCCGATGGAGATGGACGGGCTTCCGCTCGGTTGCGCTCCCGAGACGCTTCCGGGGACGGCGCTCGGGGAGGCGACGACGGGAAGCCTCCGACTCGTCGGCACCGTCCTCGACGCCGACCGCTTCGGCGACGACCCGTACCTCGCCGTCTCGCCGCAGACACCCTACAACCGCCTGCTCGTCCCGCGACTGGGACTCACCGCGACCGTCGCGTCCGGTGGGTCTGGCGGGGCGACCCGCTTCGACGGCCGACTCGAACCCGGCCTCGACGCCGACCTCGGCTTCCACTATGGCGCGTCGGTTCCGGGGCTCGCCGCCGACGATGCGACCGCGGACCTCACGGTTGACGTGCCGCCACAGGTCGCCCGTCACGAGGGCTACGAGACGGCCTTCCTCGAATTCGACCCCGTTCGTCTCGGGTAA
- a CDS encoding MFS transporter — MDSTRRERATLALAVWGVLVSQVLLYPGVSDLVTALGGGQGEYDLSAGMLFLVAEFASFVAFSSVWGALSDTLGRRTWLIVAGALGGAASYVALIALATVPWLDATFGAVLAVRFVGGAMTIGAFSLSITMLADLSGGNGRNMGAAGIAIGLGAALGSVVGGQLTTIDPLAPLYASAASLTAVALLVTTVTDRTPDSTRVGVGVVLRKLASRPAFAVPYAFGFIDRMTAGFFALVGVYYFREAFGVNAAVAGGVLALFFVPFALLQYPLGSLSDRIGRFVPVVAGSMLYGVAIVAVGVAPAFELAAALMVVVGVFGALVAPATMALVTDLAESGERGAALGGFNVFGSLGFLAGFLIGGVVADAVGYLPSFLVVGFAEVAIAIVALRAVKRLDGIDATQTPSSAD; from the coding sequence ATGGACTCGACGCGCCGCGAACGCGCGACACTCGCCCTCGCCGTCTGGGGCGTCCTCGTCTCGCAGGTCCTCCTCTACCCCGGCGTCTCCGACCTCGTGACCGCCCTCGGCGGCGGGCAGGGGGAGTACGACCTCTCGGCGGGGATGCTGTTTCTCGTCGCCGAGTTCGCCTCGTTCGTCGCCTTCTCCAGCGTCTGGGGCGCGCTCTCGGACACGCTCGGCCGACGGACGTGGCTCATCGTCGCGGGCGCGCTCGGGGGCGCGGCCAGCTACGTCGCGCTCATCGCGCTCGCCACGGTCCCGTGGCTCGACGCGACCTTCGGCGCGGTCCTCGCCGTCCGCTTCGTCGGCGGCGCGATGACTATCGGCGCGTTCTCGCTGTCGATTACGATGCTCGCGGACCTCTCGGGAGGCAACGGCCGAAACATGGGCGCGGCGGGCATCGCCATCGGCCTCGGCGCGGCGCTCGGCTCGGTCGTCGGCGGCCAACTCACCACCATCGACCCGCTCGCGCCACTGTACGCGTCCGCCGCGTCGCTCACCGCCGTCGCCCTTCTCGTCACGACCGTCACCGACCGGACGCCCGACTCGACCCGCGTCGGCGTCGGTGTCGTCCTCCGAAAACTCGCCTCGCGACCGGCGTTCGCGGTCCCGTACGCCTTCGGATTCATCGACCGCATGACCGCCGGCTTCTTCGCCCTCGTCGGAGTGTACTACTTCCGCGAGGCGTTCGGCGTGAACGCCGCCGTCGCCGGCGGGGTGCTCGCGCTCTTTTTCGTCCCCTTCGCGCTCCTGCAGTACCCCCTCGGCTCGCTGTCCGACCGCATCGGCCGGTTCGTCCCCGTCGTCGCGGGGTCGATGCTCTACGGCGTCGCAATCGTCGCCGTCGGCGTCGCTCCGGCCTTCGAACTCGCGGCCGCCCTGATGGTCGTCGTCGGCGTCTTCGGCGCGCTCGTCGCGCCCGCGACGATGGCGCTCGTGACCGACCTCGCCGAGTCGGGCGAGCGCGGGGCGGCCCTCGGCGGCTTCAACGTCTTCGGGAGTCTCGGCTTCCTCGCCGGCTTCCTCATCGGGGGCGTCGTCGCCGACGCGGTCGGCTACCTCCCGTCGTTCCTCGTCGTCGGCTTCGCCGAGGTCGCTATCGCCATCGTCGCGCTCCGGGCGGTGAAGCGACTCGACGGCATCGACGCGACTCAGACGCCGTCGAGCGCCGACTGA